The sequence CCTCGATGGTGAGTCACATGATTTGTTATGTGCAACCAGGTattgatcacatgacatgctgcAGATGGTGTGCTCTACGGGCCTGTACACACGGAGAGATCTGTGACAATGTTTGAAGAGGCTGTGCAGGAAGCTCAGAAACAAGGAGGCACTATCGTCTATGGTGGGAAGGTGCGATACAAACTAATACAATACACCTATTCAGTTAGCATCctataatacgtacatgtacatgccataAATTGAAATTCTCTACAAATTATTCTAaatagataattatttttgcaaattCACAAGTTGAAATCGAAACCTATGTCACCCATACCTTTGCAAATATTTGATTGTAAATGTTATAATTCTAATCCCGTGCAGCGTATCGACAGAGAAGGGTTCTATGTGGAGCCTACCATTGTGACTGGACTAGCTCATGATGCTGATATTGTGCAGAAAGAGACTTTTGTTCCCATTCTCTACGTGCTCAAGTTCAAGGTGAATGGTAGCCAATCCTTTCCCCttaataaattaataatggtAGTAAAAGGTAATTGCCTGTAAGTAaaaaagtagattacatcaacCACCTTCCGACAGCTGGCCAGCTAGCAAAATGATATTTTCTCCAGTTTTGTAACAGACActggaagtcacgttactctccgcatacatctgatacactgTATGCTTACGTTCCATAACCTCTttagagtatcgaacgtaggcatagaAAGCTCTTTTGCTGTTTAAGTAAACTATAAAGAGTCAACTGCCCCCTACACTTTTTCATTATGTACACTCATGTTATGTTGTGGCTTACTCCACTTCACAGGATTTCGAGGAAGCTATCTCCTGGAACAATGAGGTGGAGCAGGGTCTAACAAGCAGTGTCTTCACTGGCAGTCTAGACAAAGTGTTCAAGTGGCTGGGACCCAGTGGCTCAGACTGTGGCATCGTTAACGTCAATATCCCCACGAGTGGGGCGGAGATTGGAGGGGCCTTCGGAGGGGAGAAGGCCACAGGGGGTGGGCGGGAGTCTGGGAGTGATGCGTGGAAGGGCTATATGAGACGCTCCACATGGTACGTGTTGTGTGTGGTCCTATTTTTGTGACATGCAATGCTGTTATTGACATGTTCTCTTCTCTCTCTTCCAGCACTATCAACTACAGCAAAGAGCTACCATTAGCACAAGGGCTTAAATTTGAATAGACTCTTGAACCTTAATTTGACTATGGTTAATTGTTATTGAATGATATTTGTTTTTCTGAATGAACTCTTGAATgaattaattataatggttaaataatatataattatatgcgcaTTCTTGAATAAATTTAAAGTAACGTAATTGTTAATAAAACGATTCATCTTCtactgaataatgaatgagatCATGGTCAATATGTAGATAGTCTAGTAGTTGTTGCATGGTAGGGGGTGGTTGGTGGGTGGAGCTCTCTAGCAGACTCTGGGCAACTTCCTGGGACACCTCTCTCCACTGTTGAGTCAGCACATCCAATCCTTGATGCTCAGGCTGCATGAGGGAAGAGAAACACAATACAATAAGTTACAGCCAGCTCTTGTATAAGCACAATCATGCAAAAAGCTGCAGCAATGAATCTGCAAGTATACAAAATAAATATTCTGCTTTTTGACAAGTAGCTAGGTACAgctataggtacatgtatgtacagtggaacccctctataacggacacctttggggaacaatgttttggcctttatacagaggtggcctttgttgagaggttgttttgtacacaaactgttcatttgggacctgggtgcctggccgttatatagcaactggcctttattcagaGGTGATTGTTGACAGAGGTTCctactgtatgtataatgAATAGCCTGATAAAAGAGTGTTCTAGAGTAGATCAATCTCACGTACCTTGGTGCGATACATCTTCACCATTCTCAGTTTCCTTAGTTCTTCTTTGCGCTCTTTCAGTCGAGTCAGCAAGGTAGCCTTCTTCTCTGATAAGCGCCCCAGCTCTGTACTCGAGCTACCGTCTTCACCACTGAAGTCAAGTGAGCCCTTCACAGTATCCATGGCTGCATCAAGTTTGGGTCTCTTCTCTCGTCTGTCTTTGATGAGGGGTGATACGAATCGTGATTGTGATCTCTTAGGACCTCGTTTGGATGCCCCAGGAGTTGACCCTGCAGCGCAGGCATTGGGTTGCATAGTTGACGGTGGAgcagacagtactgagtgATGGAATAAAACTAGAAACAAATACCGATGCAAAACAAAAATTGACAATTCATACATCAAGTCATTATGTAGCTCAGTTCAGAAAATTtatatgtgtatatactgACCACACTGATGGCCTCCATCCTTGAGCCAGTAGATTTTGATTTGATTTTTGCCTACAGAAAGAGTCCTCCCGCCCAGTCTTCCTCTCTCCACCAACACCTTCAGTGATTCTGACAAGCCATCTTTGAGCTCCTCTTTCTCCCACCAGACCTTTAGCTCTTCTTCTTGGAGAATGGGGCATTTGACCTCTCTAAAATGCTCCAGCAGCTTGCTTTCCAATGGTCCAGGTGCTGCCATGTTTGAGGCTATGTTGCTTTGGCAAAGGTTGATGAACTAAGTAAGAAGTTACTGTTTTGCTGCATGCTAGCCTCTGGCCTCGATCCCACGCCCAGGCCTAGGGTTTTGGGAAAAGGTCGTGTATGGAGGGCAACACAATCAAAACTACAGTGGAACAACCTCCCCTAATAAAGGCCAATTATAACTGCCAGGcaccaggcacccaggtcccaaatgaacacaaaacaacctctcaacaaaggccacctctgtataaaggccaaaaggcaaaacattgttccccaaaggtgtccgttatagagggatTCCACTGTAGTAGCATAGTAATTGGAATGTAATGTTTGCTGTCTCTCCAAATATGCAGCCATCATCAATTAATTTTTGCAAACAATATTATCATCTTTACTTTGTTGTCTAGACAGAATTAAGAATCTGCATGTGCACTCGATAGATGCCATAATGAATGGGATACGCCAAACATGGTAACCATGCAGTAATTTTAGTGGTTCCTATCGTGcctgcagtgcatgtatgtagaCTACTTCTAGACCCAATACCCCACTACTATAGCGGTGACACCACCACCCTTTCATTGTACATCTACGATCTGAGTAGAGGACTTATCACACAGATAGGCTAGATCAGACCAGTATCTTAAATATCATGCAATTCTGGCAATCTTTTCCATTAGTcaattctataattatagctatacctaTCATCAGAGTAGATATTAAACCATGACATTCGGatcctatagctatagtgaaaACAAAGGCATGAGTATATTGatgcatgcagtcacaatGTAGGAAGCTACCTTATCTATTCAGAGGTTAGGAGAAGGAATGAACATCTGTCTATAGTATTATTAcaacaaaaccataattatttcaactgATGCACACACGATGATAAAAGaagcagtatatatacataaacaGGTAGGTGATTGCGTTTGCCTCAAAAGTTACTTTTCTTTTTGGCTTTGTCCTTGTTGGTGGTCATCCCTGTAACattctgcatgtgcatgcatggtgtgtggTGCATATATAAACATAGAGTTGAGTTGAATCAGTGTGAGCAATGGTAATCCGGGCATTTCACAGCAATCCAAAATGCATCATACTATGGGTACTATATCTAGactccctccctcctcaaCACATGCAGATGCAAATTAAGACCTTACATATCCTTCCTATATAAAGTATGCCTAGCTAGTTTGGTATTCTTGTAAGCAGTAAAGTCTCTCAATAGGTCCTCGTCCATTACTAAGGGGCAgcgcacacacacgtaccttacaaacatgcagtgttgagcctGCAGCTGCATGCACAAGTACAGGGGGAACAGAGATATGACAGTGTATTGCACCAATTAAAGCTGCATGTGACAATCAGTATAACATAACTAAACAGCTGATGTATCAAATGGTGCATGACAACCAGTGGTCAATTGACATAACGGATCATACTGATAACAGTAGCGATGGTCaataagcgcatgcgcattgcgtATTGCGTACGTCAGCAAATCCATTTCAGGCACATGGCAAGAATATCTGTGTATCTACCACATCTAACCTAGAACCAACGCTTTTGACCATCTAAACAAACTGTAAGTGCCAACAATAAGCTAGTGTCTGTATTGTACAATGGTGTTTCGTTTTGTAGAGTGTTCTATTCAGTGTCAATGGGTGTAAACACAGCAATTAGTGTACCAACGAATACATCGCGTGTGGGTGTAGGAAATATAAATCTGTATTTATAGCAAGTTGTTAACCAGTGGCGTCGCCatgg comes from Halichondria panicea chromosome 7, odHalPani1.1, whole genome shotgun sequence and encodes:
- the LOC135339052 gene encoding swi5-dependent recombination DNA repair protein 1 homolog isoform X3, whose product is MAAPGPLESKLLEHFREVKCPILQEEELKVWWEKEELKDGLSESLKVLVERGRLGGRTLSVGKNQIKIYWLKDGGHQCVLSAPPSTMQPNACAAGSTPGASKRGPKRSQSRFVSPLIKDRREKRPKLDAAMDTVKGSLDFSGEDGSSSTELGRLSEKKATLLTRLKERKEELRKLRMVKMYRTK
- the LOC135339052 gene encoding swi5-dependent recombination DNA repair protein 1 homolog isoform X1, which translates into the protein MAAPGPLESKLLEHFREVKCPILQEEELKVWWEKEELKDGLSESLKVLVERGRLGGRTLSVGKNQIKIYWLKDGGHQCVLSAPPSTMQPNACAAGSTPGASKRGPKRSQSRFVSPLIKDRREKRPKLDAAMDTVKGSLDFSGEDGSSSTELGRLSEKKATLLTRLKERKEELRKLRMVKMYRTKPEHQGLDVLTQQWREVSQEVAQSLLESSTHQPPPTMQQLLDYLHIDHDLIHYSVEDESFY
- the LOC135339052 gene encoding swi5-dependent recombination DNA repair protein 1 homolog isoform X2 — translated: MAAPGPLESKLLEHFREVKCPILQEEELKVWWEKEELKDGLSESLKVLVERGRLGGRTLSVGKNQIKIYWLKDGGHQCGSTPGASKRGPKRSQSRFVSPLIKDRREKRPKLDAAMDTVKGSLDFSGEDGSSSTELGRLSEKKATLLTRLKERKEELRKLRMVKMYRTKPEHQGLDVLTQQWREVSQEVAQSLLESSTHQPPPTMQQLLDYLHIDHDLIHYSVEDESFY